In the Dioscorea cayenensis subsp. rotundata cultivar TDr96_F1 chromosome 12, TDr96_F1_v2_PseudoChromosome.rev07_lg8_w22 25.fasta, whole genome shotgun sequence genome, one interval contains:
- the LOC120273383 gene encoding Werner Syndrome-like exonuclease, whose translation MWAGTRRPTPPATTVHEIDFAGEVIVTTVTSSGSSTAVWLRSLTPSLRNLQTPIVGLDCEWRPNFTAGSSNLVATLQLCFSNQCLILQLQHMDSIPRILRDFLSDPSISFVGVGIMADVSKLFDDYDLQCGNPVDLDPLCWSYLGLDNRRSLGLKGYAKEILGLTMVKPRRVTLSNWESRVLSYAQIEYACIDACASYYLGCRLLSE comes from the coding sequence ATGTGGGCAGGAACTCGCAGGCCCACTCCGCCGGCGACCACCGTCCACGAAATCGACTTCGCCGGCGAAGTCATCGTGACGACGGTGACCTCCTCCGGCTCCTCCACCGCCGTCTGGCTCCGATCCCTGACCCCCAGCCTCCGCAATCTCCAAACCCCGATCGTCGGCCTCGACTGCGAATGGCGCCCAAACTTCACCGCCGGCTCCTCCAACCTGGTCGCCACTCTCCAGCTCTGCTTCTCGAACCAATGCCTCATTCTCCAGCTCCAGCACATGGATTCCATTCCCCGCATCCTCAGAGACTTCCTCTCTGATCCCTCAATCTCTTTCGTCGGAGTTGGGATCATGGCTGATGTTTCTAAGCTTTTTGATGATTACGATCTCCAATGCGGCAACCCTGTTGATCTGGATCCATTGTGCTGGAGTTATTTAGGGTTGGACAATCGCCGGAGCTTGGGATTGAAGGGTTATGCGAAGGAGATTCTAGGGTTAACAATGGTGAAGCCGAGGCGTGTGACTCTGAGCAATTGGGAATCTAGGGTTCTTAGTTATGCCCAAATTGAGTATGCTTGCATTGATGCTTGTGCTTCTTACTACTTGGGTTGCAGGCTCTTGTCCGAGTAA